The window ACGTGGTATTGGGGCGTGCTTCGCGGCCGGAACGACCGCGCTATTACCGTTTCGCGCTCGGGTTCGTCACCGCGCCGTTCGCCGCCGACCCGAACGAAGCGCCGTATTTGGCGAGGACGCCGGAAGAGTACGGTGCCTCACCGGGTTCCCAATCATCCAACCGTGCCGATATTTCCTCGTCCGACAGAGCGACTTCGAGCGTCCGGTTCGGAATGTCTACTGTCACCTCGTCGCCGTCTTCGAGCACTGCAATCGGGCCGCCGTCACGGGCCTCCGGCGCAACGTGGCCGACCATCGGGCCGCGGGTTGCACCCGAGAACCGTCCGTCCGTGAGTAGCGCCACGTCGTCCTCGTGGCCCTGTCCGACGACTGCCGCGGTGACGCCGAGCATCTCGCGCATGCCGGGGCCGCCGCGGGGACCTTCGTTACGAATCGCGAGGACGTCACCCGATTCGATGTGCCCTTCTTGGACGTACTGCATTGCATCTTCCTCGTTCTCGAAGACGCGGGCAGGGCCAGTGTGATGGAATTTGTCGTCGCCGGTCACCTTCAGCACCGCGCCGTCCGGTGCGAGATTTCCGGTCAGAATCTTGATTGCGCCCTCCTCGTGGAACGGGTCGTCCGCGGACCGGATGAAGTCCACGTCTGCGTCCACATCCCCCGTGACGCCAAGATAGTCGAGTTCCTCCTCGATGGTTCGCCCCGTCACGGTCATGGCGTCACCGTGAATGTGTCCCGAATCGAGCAGTCGGCGGAGGACGGTCGGCACGCCGCCGATTTCGTGGAGGTCCTGCATGACCCGCGTGCCGCCGGGTTGGAGGTTGACGATTTTGGGCGTCCGGCACGAAATCTCGTCGAAGTCCTCGATTTCGAGGTCGATTCCGGCCTCCGCCGCCAGCGCGAGGAGGTGGAGCACCGCGTTGGTCGAACCGCCCATGGCGACCTGAATCGCGATGGCGTTCTCGAACGACTTTCGGGAGAGAACGTCCGAGGGCTTGCGGTCGTTTTCGATCGCGTCGAGGACGAGTTCGCCCGCGTTCTCCGCGACGTCGTAGCGCTCGTCCGACTCGGCGGGCGGACTTGCGGACCCGAGGGGAGCCAATCCGAGGGCTTCGCTAATCGAGGCCATCGTGTTCGCGGTGAACATCCCACCGCAGGACCCCGCACCGGGACAGGCGTCGTGTTCGAGTTCGATCAACTCCTCCTCGGTCATGTCGCCGTGGGCCACAGCCCCCACGCCTTCGAAAACGTTCTGGACGGTTACCTCGCGCCCCTCGTGCTCGCCGGGCAGGATGGAACCCCCGTAGAGGAAGACGCTCGGCAGGTCGGTTCTGATGGCGGCCATCATCATACCGGGAAGGTTCTTGTCACACCCCGCGACCGTCACGAGGGCGTCCATGCGCTCGCCGAACGCGACGAGTTCCACGCTGTCTGCGATGACTTCGCGCGAAATGAGACTCGCTTTCATCCCCTCGGTACCCATCGAAATCGCATCGGAAATGGTGATGGTGCCGAACTCGATGGGCATCCCGCCCGCCGAATCGACGCCTTCGATGGCTGCATCGGCTACGTCGTCTAGATGAACGTTACACGGCGTGATGTCGGCCGCGGGGTTCGCCACCCCGACCATCGGGGAGGAGAGGTCGTCGTCGTCGAACCCCATCGCCCGGAACATCGCTCGGTGTGGGGCGCGTTCCGGTCCCTCGGTGACTTCACGGCTTCGTAATCCGTCATCTTTCTCGCCACTGTTGCTCATGACTGTGGGTAAGGGTGGCGTGGGGGGTTAAAACCTCCCGATGCGACAGACCTTGCTGCCGAATCACCTACTCCAGCTCGGACAGAATATCGTCGGTAAGCGCTCGTGCCTGCTTGACATGCTCGTCGGCTTTCTCGCTCCCCGTCCCCTCGACGTGCGAGAGCAGTTCGTCGGCCTGCGAGACGCGCAGTTCGACCACGGATTCGGGTGCGTTCCTCGCATCGCCGACGACTGCCTCTGCTTCCCCGAGATACTGGCTCGGTCTGGTGGCGACCGGTAACGATGCGGTCGCTTCGAGGTGGTCGTACAGGTCAGTGACGAGTCGGTGAATATCGGTGATAGTTGTAGTTCGTGGGTGACTCCCTTCGGTTTGTCGCTACTCTCCCTCCCCGGTTTCGATCGGTGCACGGACCAGGTTTCCCCACTCGGTCCACGACCCATCGTAGTTACGCACGTCGTCGAATCCGAGCAGTTCGTGGAGTGCGAACCATTCTATCGACGAGCGTTCCCCCACTCGGCAGTAGGCGATGATCGACTCCTCACCGTCTACATCGTGGTCGGCGTAGAGCTCACGCAGTTCGTTGGCGGTCTTGAATCGTCCATCGTCCGCCAGCACTTCCGCCACCGGGACGTTGCTCGCGCCGGGGATGTGTCCGGCGCGCTGAGCCGTCTCTTTCAGTCCCTCCGGAGCGATGATTTCGCCCGTGAACTCCTCCGGCGACCGAACGTCAACGAGTGGGAGCCCGGACTCGATCGCTTTGTCAACCTCGTCCTTGTACGCCCGAATTCCTTCGAACGGGCCGCGGGCGTGGTACTCGACTGCGGGATGGTCGGGTTCTTCGTTCGTGAGTTCGTAGCTATTTTCCACCCAGTAATCCTTTCCACCGTTTAGCACGCGAGCATCCTCGTGGCCGTAGTATTTGAACTCCCAATAGGCGAACAGCGCGAACCAATTCGGAATCCAGCCGTCGCCGTAGAAGACGACGGTGGAGTCCTCACTGATTCCGGCCTCGCCGACCACCTGCTCGAAATCGTCTTTCTTCAGGATGTCGCGCTCCGTCGCGTCCGAGAGGTCTTCGTCCCACTGCATGCCGATCGCGCCGGGGATGTGACCTTCGTCGTAGCGCGACGGAAAATCGCTGTCGGGCGATTCGGGGCTGTTCACTTCCACGAGTCGATAGGCCGGGTCGTCGCTCTCGAACTCCTCGATGTGGTCTTCCACCCAGTCCGCCGAGACGAGTACGTCGTTTGCGTAGTCGGGCATCGAAGGGTGGACGACGGGGTGAACCAAAACGTTCGCGGCCGGATTTGCTTCTGCAAGTGTTGGTCGGCGGAGCCGATAGGACTACTTCCCCGACGAACGTCGGGTCGTGCATGGCTTTTCGCTCGATACGCGAGATGGCGTCGATCCTCGATGAGTCGCGGGATGCGATCCGGGAGGGTCGAATCGCCATCGAGGAGGCCAAATCGGAACTCGAAGCGCGGCACAGGGCGAGAAAGCGACGAATCGAACGCATCGAACGGGCAATCGAGTTGATTCGAACCGACGGGTTGGAGGCAGACCTACAACGTCTCGTTATGACGCTCACGCACCACGACGATTTCGACCACGAGGGTGGACACAGCGAACGGGGAATGTGACACGATCCGACGCGGCATCCATTGGATGGCCGAAGCGGCCAGTTCGAAACCTCTCCCGGTCCGCGGGATTGGCGTGCCGAGGTATCGAACGAACCCATGAGATGGCCAAACCATAAATAACATTTTCAAATAGAGAACTATTCGTAGTTTAAAGATAACCAACGGCACCAAAAATAAAATTTGGTCGATATACTTATTAAGAATACTTCGTATTATTTGCATACAGGAGACACAGTTAATGTCCGAGGACACACCGAAACACGGCATGGGTGAGCCCGATTACGAGAAAGCGGACGTCGAGAAAGAGACGCTCACGACGAACTCCGGGGAACCGGTCCCCGACAACCAGAACTCACGGAGCGCCGGTCCCGAGGGTCCCCTCCTCATGAAGGATTATCACTACTTCGAGAAGATGGCCCAGTTCAACCGGGAGGAAATTCCGGAGCGAATCGTCCACGCGAAGGGTGGTGGTGCGTTTGGTACGTTCACGGTCACGAACGACGAAATCAGCGAGTACACGATGGCCGATATGTTCGCCGAGAAGGGCAAGGAGACCGACCTCGTCGTCCGTTTCTCCACGGTTGCCGGTTCGCGCGGTGCGCCTGACACCGTCCGTGACCCCCGCGGATTTGCGGTGAAGTTCTATACCGAAGAAGGAAACTGGGACATGGTCGGTAACAACACGCCGGTCTTTTTCATCCGTGACCCCTCGAAGTTCCCGGACTTCATTCATACACAGAAGGAAGTGCCAGCGAACGGTCTGAACGACCCGACGCCACAGTGGGACTTCTGGTCGCTCTCCCCCGAGTCACTCCACCAGATCACGACGCTGTTCAGCGACCGGGGCATACCAGCCTCGTGGCGACACATGAACGGTTACTCCAGCCACACGCTCTCGCTCTACAACGACGAAGGCGAGCGCTACTGGGTGAAGTTCCACTTCAAGACCGACCAGGGTATCGAAAACCTCGACCCCGAGAAGGCAACGAAACTCGCCGGCGAGAACCCACACTACCACCGTGAGGACCTCTGGAAAGCTATCGAGGAGGGGAACTATCCGACGTGGACGCTCAAGGTCCAGATTATGCCCGAGGAGGAGGCAGCGGAGTACGACATCAACCCGTTCGACCTCACTCGCGTCTGGCCGCACGACGACTACCCGCTCATCGAAGTCGGGACGATGGAACTGAACGAGAACCCGGACAACTTCTTCCAGGACATCGAGGAGTCCGCATTCTCCCCCGCTCACGTCGTCCCCGGCATCGCGCACAGCCCGGACAAGATGCTCCAAGGACGAATCCCGTCCTACGACGACGCCCATCGATATCGCCTCGGCGTCAACTTCGAGGACATCCCCGTGAACAAACCGAAAAACACGGAGAAGGCGAACTACCACCAGAACGGCTTCATGCGTACGGACGGCAACAACGGCGGCGGCCCCAACTACGAGCCGAACAGCTTCGGGGGCCCCGTAGAGAGGCCGGAAGTCGAACAACCGCCACTCGACATCTCTGGCGAGGCCGACCGCTACGAGATGCAAGAGCGCATCGATAACTACAAACAACCCGGCGATATGTTCCGCGACGTCATGTCCGAGGAACAGCGCGAGCACCTCATGGACAACTTCGCGAACAGCATGGAACCCGTGGACGAAACCATCCAGAAACGCCAACTCGCTCACTTCTACAAGGCGGACCCCGACTGGGGACGTGGCGTCGCCGAGCGACTCGGCCTCGACATCGAGGATGCCGTCGATGACCGACTCCTCGAAACCGACGACGACGAGGTTGCGGAAGCCGACGTCGTCGCGGAACTACTGGACTAACGACGCGAAGCGCCGATTCGGCCCCAATTTCGTTTTCTACCTTCCGTCCCATCGAGTATACCGAAAACCTCAGCGAACCGCTGCTGATGGTTCACGGCATCAACGACCGCCGCGTGCCCATCTCACGGGCAAGATCGTTCCGCGACGCGCTCGAGACGGACGGTTTCGAGGAAGGCATGGAAGCACCGACATCGAACAGAAGATTCGGTCGTCCGAACTCGTCGTCGATTTCCTCGAGCGACGGGTTTCGACGGAGTGAGTCAGGGGAGCACAGCCAATCCGCGCGCCGTCTGTCGTTCGAACTCGGTCGGCCATTCGACGACCAACTCCTCCCACGTCGTCCCTCCATCCTCGGTTCGGAAGACACCACGGTTGTTGACGGCGTACAGTTCGTTGTCCGATTCATCGACGGCGAACACTGCCCGAGTGACACCATCACCCGTCGGGATACCGTCCAGTTGCTCCCACGGTTCGCCGTCCCGTTTTCGGTAGACGTAGGATTCGGCGGCGTCGGCGTTGTGCGCAGTTCGCGGACCGGTCGCACTTGAAACGAGGACGGTATCCGGGTCGTCGGGGACTACCGCAACGCTCCAGCAGTATCGATGATCGAGACCCTCCTGTGGATACGCCCACGTTTCGCCACCGTCCACGGACTCGGCGTAGCCGTCTCCGGCGGCGGTCCAAACGCGGTTCGGGGTCTCGGGATGCGTCGTTAACGAGTGGTTGTCCCGGCGAGCGTCGGGAACGCGGTCCTCCCACGTCGATCCTGCATCGTGGGTTTGAACGAGTGCACCGGCCTCGATGCCGACGTAGAGGTGTTCCGGGTCGTGTGGGTCCGGTTCTATCCATCGAACGTGGTGGGTGTGGGGCCGTGGCGGAAACGACCACTGTGGTTCGGACGGTAACTCCGTTAGCCCTTCTCGGTGTACCCACGATTCGCCACCGTCTTCGCTTCGATACACGCGACTCGGTTCCGTACCGACCCACACCGTCTCCGGGTCGGATGGGTCGATGGCGAGCGACATCACGGACTCCCGAATCGTTTCTCCCCCGACCGAGTGGAACGTTTCGCCTCCGTCGTCGCTTCGGAAGAGTCCGGCATCGAAAGTCCCACAATAGACGTGGTCGGTCGTTGCACTGACACACTCCAAATCGTGCCCCTCCAATCGAACGTCGGTCGTTCCCGTTCCGTCGGCGACGAGCAACCCGCCTCGCATCGCAGCGTACAGGTTCATACTGATGACTACGTGTTGGAGGGGCCTGAATCTAGGGCACGATATCGTATGCTATCTCGCCTCGAATATTTGTAGGAGCGTTTACACCGGTGCCACCCCTCTAATAAAACATGGTCGCAATCGCCGAGTTCGTCATCCCATCCGAAGACTTCGATATCGGCCGTGTTTTCGAGAACTTACCGGGTGTCTCGGTCGAATTCGAGCGAATCATTCCGATGCCGGACGTCGTCGTTCCGTTCGTTTGGGTTCGCGGCGTAAACGTGGAAGCCGTCGAGCAAGCGGCGAGTACACACGAGGCGATTCATACCATCCGGCTTGTAGACGAAATCGGAGACGACCGAACGCTGTTTCGGATCGAGTGGAGTCGGTCGGTCGAAAACACGTTAGCAACCCTCGTCGAAATGAACCTCACCATTCTGTCCGCTCATGGAACTGATTCGGAATGGCGATTCGAGTTCCGGGCGGAGACCCACGACGACATACGTGAATTCCTGGAATACTGCCGCGAACGGGACGTTCGGACGAAACTCGTCAGAATCCACCGAGTCGATGCTCCCGGATTCTCGGACAACTTCGGACTCTCCGAAGCACAGTACGAGGCGCTCGTTCTCGCCCACCAGTTCGGTTATTTCAACGACCCGCGCGAATCGTCGCTCGAAGACATCGCCCCGGTGTTGGACATCTCGCGACAGGCACTTGCCAGACGAATACGACGCGGACTGTACGTTCTTCTCGGGGAAACCATCGTGCGAGAGTAACACCGGTGTCGTTTCATTGCATAGTAAACGTACATGGCAAAGCCATCGTCATTCGAAGAGTACGTACTCACCAATGACTGAAACTGACGCCTCCAAGTCGTTTGACGGTCCCCAATCCGGGAGCCTCATCGTTATCGGGGAGTTGGCCGAGACGGTTGGCGTCGAACCGCACGAACTCCAACCGCCGCTGTACGACGTTATCGATCCCGAAATCCTCGACCGACTCGTTCGCCGGGATGGCGACGCCACGGATGCATCGGTATCGTTTACCTACCGTGAATTCACCGTCGTCGTTCGCTCCGATGGCTACGTCTCCGTCGAATCGTAGTTTGGCGACGCGTTCTACTTTCCCGGCTCTACCGCGCAAACGGCGTATGGATTACTGGCACCGCGTGAACAGCTTCGGGATACGGTTTCGCCGGTAATTCCCGATACGTTCGATCACTCCGGTCTACTGTGACGGTGCTCCATGATTCCTCGCGATGTATCCCGCGACGCGGTTACGAACGTCCTTCGATGTGATGTTCGTCAGCTTCGAGACGCTCTCTTTGTTCTGGTCGAAATCGTCGGTGAACGCCTCCGGATAGCGTTCCAACAGTATATCGCCCACTTTCTTTACGTACGCTGGTCGAACTGGCATCGGAAAGGGTCTCAACGGCGCAAAACAAAACCGTTCGGGTGGGAAACCGCGATGCGGGTCGCTACTGTTTTACCTTCTCGCCGAACTGCTCGCGAACCTTCCGTATTTTCGGCCCGGCGTTGATCGTGCAGTAGGCGTCGTTGGGATTCTTCTCGAAGTAGTCCTGATGGTACTCCTCGGCCTCGTAGAAGGTACCCAGCGGTTCGACTTCGGTGACGATGGGGTCGTCATACGCGTCGGCAGCTTCGAGTTGGTCGATGAACGTTTCGACGATCCCTTTCTGTTCGTCGTCGTGGTAGTAAACAGCGGAGCGATACTGTGTTCCCACGTCGGGACCCTGCTTGTTGAGCGTCGTCGGGTCGTGAATGGTGAAAAACACCTCCAACAGTTCGTCGTAGGTCACCGTCTCCGGGTCGTATTCGACCTGGATAACTTCGGTGTGGCCCGTCTCACCCGAGCACACTTCCTCGTAGGTTGGATTTTCGACCGACCCACCGGCGTAACCGGACGTAACCGATTCGACGCCGTCTAGCTCCTTAAACGCCGCTTCGGTGCACCAGAAACAACCGCCGCCGAGTGTCGCCTTTGCAGTCATAGCTACCTATTCGCGTCGGAGCTGTTAAGATTCTCCGGTGGCGGTCAGTTCTGTAACGTCTCGATACCGACAGAATCGGAAATGTCGTGTCCGCTGGCGATTTGAATGAAATGAACGGACGATCGGTTACTGATTCAATA of the Haladaptatus caseinilyticus genome contains:
- a CDS encoding sulfurtransferase, with product MPDYANDVLVSADWVEDHIEEFESDDPAYRLVEVNSPESPDSDFPSRYDEGHIPGAIGMQWDEDLSDATERDILKKDDFEQVVGEAGISEDSTVVFYGDGWIPNWFALFAYWEFKYYGHEDARVLNGGKDYWVENSYELTNEEPDHPAVEYHARGPFEGIRAYKDEVDKAIESGLPLVDVRSPEEFTGEIIAPEGLKETAQRAGHIPGASNVPVAEVLADDGRFKTANELRELYADHDVDGEESIIAYCRVGERSSIEWFALHELLGFDDVRNYDGSWTEWGNLVRAPIETGEGE
- a CDS encoding HalOD1 output domain-containing protein translates to MTETDASKSFDGPQSGSLIVIGELAETVGVEPHELQPPLYDVIDPEILDRLVRRDGDATDASVSFTYREFTVVVRSDGYVSVES
- the ilvD gene encoding dihydroxy-acid dehydratase, whose product is MSNSGEKDDGLRSREVTEGPERAPHRAMFRAMGFDDDDLSSPMVGVANPAADITPCNVHLDDVADAAIEGVDSAGGMPIEFGTITISDAISMGTEGMKASLISREVIADSVELVAFGERMDALVTVAGCDKNLPGMMMAAIRTDLPSVFLYGGSILPGEHEGREVTVQNVFEGVGAVAHGDMTEEELIELEHDACPGAGSCGGMFTANTMASISEALGLAPLGSASPPAESDERYDVAENAGELVLDAIENDRKPSDVLSRKSFENAIAIQVAMGGSTNAVLHLLALAAEAGIDLEIEDFDEISCRTPKIVNLQPGGTRVMQDLHEIGGVPTVLRRLLDSGHIHGDAMTVTGRTIEEELDYLGVTGDVDADVDFIRSADDPFHEEGAIKILTGNLAPDGAVLKVTGDDKFHHTGPARVFENEEDAMQYVQEGHIESGDVLAIRNEGPRGGPGMREMLGVTAAVVGQGHEDDVALLTDGRFSGATRGPMVGHVAPEARDGGPIAVLEDGDEVTVDIPNRTLEVALSDEEISARLDDWEPGEAPYSSGVLAKYGASFGSAANGAVTNPSAKR
- a CDS encoding helix-turn-helix domain-containing protein, with the translated sequence MVAIAEFVIPSEDFDIGRVFENLPGVSVEFERIIPMPDVVVPFVWVRGVNVEAVEQAASTHEAIHTIRLVDEIGDDRTLFRIEWSRSVENTLATLVEMNLTILSAHGTDSEWRFEFRAETHDDIREFLEYCRERDVRTKLVRIHRVDAPGFSDNFGLSEAQYEALVLAHQFGYFNDPRESSLEDIAPVLDISRQALARRIRRGLYVLLGETIVRE
- a CDS encoding catalase, with the translated sequence MSEDTPKHGMGEPDYEKADVEKETLTTNSGEPVPDNQNSRSAGPEGPLLMKDYHYFEKMAQFNREEIPERIVHAKGGGAFGTFTVTNDEISEYTMADMFAEKGKETDLVVRFSTVAGSRGAPDTVRDPRGFAVKFYTEEGNWDMVGNNTPVFFIRDPSKFPDFIHTQKEVPANGLNDPTPQWDFWSLSPESLHQITTLFSDRGIPASWRHMNGYSSHTLSLYNDEGERYWVKFHFKTDQGIENLDPEKATKLAGENPHYHREDLWKAIEEGNYPTWTLKVQIMPEEEAAEYDINPFDLTRVWPHDDYPLIEVGTMELNENPDNFFQDIEESAFSPAHVVPGIAHSPDKMLQGRIPSYDDAHRYRLGVNFEDIPVNKPKNTEKANYHQNGFMRTDGNNGGGPNYEPNSFGGPVERPEVEQPPLDISGEADRYEMQERIDNYKQPGDMFRDVMSEEQREHLMDNFANSMEPVDETIQKRQLAHFYKADPDWGRGVAERLGLDIEDAVDDRLLETDDDEVAEADVVAELLD
- a CDS encoding WD40/YVTN/BNR-like repeat-containing protein, yielding MNLYAAMRGGLLVADGTGTTDVRLEGHDLECVSATTDHVYCGTFDAGLFRSDDGGETFHSVGGETIRESVMSLAIDPSDPETVWVGTEPSRVYRSEDGGESWVHREGLTELPSEPQWSFPPRPHTHHVRWIEPDPHDPEHLYVGIEAGALVQTHDAGSTWEDRVPDARRDNHSLTTHPETPNRVWTAAGDGYAESVDGGETWAYPQEGLDHRYCWSVAVVPDDPDTVLVSSATGPRTAHNADAAESYVYRKRDGEPWEQLDGIPTGDGVTRAVFAVDESDNELYAVNNRGVFRTEDGGTTWEELVVEWPTEFERQTARGLAVLP
- a CDS encoding 30S ribosomal protein S17e is translated as MPVRPAYVKKVGDILLERYPEAFTDDFDQNKESVSKLTNITSKDVRNRVAGYIARNHGAPSQ
- the msrA gene encoding peptide-methionine (S)-S-oxide reductase MsrA; translation: MTAKATLGGGCFWCTEAAFKELDGVESVTSGYAGGSVENPTYEEVCSGETGHTEVIQVEYDPETVTYDELLEVFFTIHDPTTLNKQGPDVGTQYRSAVYYHDDEQKGIVETFIDQLEAADAYDDPIVTEVEPLGTFYEAEEYHQDYFEKNPNDAYCTINAGPKIRKVREQFGEKVKQ